The Erigeron canadensis isolate Cc75 chromosome 4, C_canadensis_v1, whole genome shotgun sequence genome window below encodes:
- the LOC122595277 gene encoding ent-kaurene synthase 1, chloroplastic-like — translation MVILPSMPAVGTVPSSPKADRSWALSALHMASSHVAQANPMVLTLDMTKERIRRLFNNVDLSVSPYDTAWVAMVPSPDYPKSPRFPKCLNWLMENQLEDGSWGLLQHNQPLPKDSLSSTLACIVALKRWNVGEDQINKALQFIDSNFASATDNSQLSPIGFEIIFPGMLKYAKYLNIDLPLKETDLSLLLHERASELQRCGSKEKEAYLAYIAEGLEDIHDWNTVMKYQMKNGSIFNSPSATAAVLIHHHNNGCLSYLTSLLNKFGNAVPTIYPVDLYLRLSMVDTLQKLGIAHHFTVEIQNVLDETYRCWVQKDEQIFTDVVTCALAFRVLRINGYEVSSDLLTETTKEGAYMNAHEEPFKDIYSALEVHRTSQIMYQEELTLGDKVLRSSDFLMQRLSAETVPSNIHKEVEDALKFPFNGCLERISARRNIEHYNIDNTRILKTTYSLSNTSNQDYLSLAVEDFNACQSIYRREVEGLERWVVDNRLNQLKFARQKTAYCYFSVAATLSSPELSDARISWAKNAILTTVVDDFFDVGGSMDELVNLIQCVEKWNVNVETDCCSETVRIVFFALKDAICWIGDAAFKWQGRDITSHVIQIWLDLMKSMLREAIWTKDAYVPTINEYMENAYVSFALGPIVLPALYFIGPILSEEIVQSSEYHYLFELMSTQGRLLNDIQSFKREFEEGKFNAVTLHMSHEKSGVAQEEVVEEMKTLVKTKRREMIKLVLEAKGSIVPRACKDAFWNMCNVVNLFYATDDGFTGNAIHDIVKQVIYEPISHPLMFLNGRKEHL, via the exons ATGGTAATTTTACCGAGCATGCCAGCTGTTGGGACTGTCCCTTCATCACCTAAAGCAGATCGGTCATGGGCTCTTTCAGCTCTTCACATGG CTTCTTCACATGTTGCACAAGCGAATCCCATGGTACTG ACGCTTGATATGACCAAAGAACGAATTCGAAGGCTATTTAACAACGTGGACCTTTCTGTATCTCCATATGACACAGCGTGGGTGGCCATGGTCCCTTCTCCAGACTATCCTAAATCTCCTCGGTTCCCCAAGTGTCTGAACTGGTTGATGGAAAATCAGCTTGAAGATGGTTCATGGGGCCTTTTACAACATAATCAACCGTTACCCAAAGATTCTCTATCTTCAACATTAGCATGTATTGTTGCACTAAAACGATGGAATGTCGGGGAAGACCAAATTAACAAGG CTTTACAGTTTATTGACTCAAATTTTGCTTCTGCGACTGACAATAGTCAACTATCTCCAATTGGTTTTGAAATCATATTTCCTGGCATGCTCAAGTATGCGAAATACTTGAACATAGACCTTCCGCTAAAAGAAACAGATTTGAGTTTGTTGCTACATGAGAGAGCATCGGAGCTACAAag ATGTGGTTCAAAAGAGAAAGAAGCATACTTGGCATATATAGCAGAAGGACTTGAAGATATCCATGACTGGAACACAGTGATGAAATATCAGATGAAGAATGGTTCTATTTTCAACTCACCTTCCGCAACAGCAGCTGTTCTTATTCATCATCATAACAATGGTTGTCTTAGTTATCTAACTTCACTCTTGAACAAGTTTGGCAATGCAg TGCCAACTATTTACCCCGTTGACTTATATTTGCGACTTTCCATGGTCGATACACTTCAAAAATTGGGAATTGCACACCATTTCACGGTCgaaattcaaaatgttttagATGAAACTTACAG ATGTTGGGTGCAGAAGGACGAGCAGATATTCACGGACGTTGTCACTTGTGCTCTAGCTTTCCGGGTATTAAGGATCAACGGGTATGAAGTCTCCTCAG ACCTGTTGACAGAAACTACCAAAGAAGGCGCTTACATGAATGCACATGAAGAGCCTTTCAAAGACATATATTCAGCTCTTGAAGTGCATCGGACATCACAAATTATGTATCAAGAGGAACTAACTTTGGGAGATAAAGTTTTGAGGTCGTCTGATTTCCTAATGCAGAGATTATCCGCTGAAACTGTCCCTTCAAACATTCACAAAGag GTGGAAGATGCTCTCAAGTTTCCCTTCAATGGCTGTTTAGAACGCATATCCGCTAGAAGAAATATAGAACATTACAACATAGATAATACAAGAATATTGAAAACTACATATAG TTTATCAAACACTAGTAACCAGGATTATCTGAGCTTGGCAGTGGAAGATTTTAATGCATGTCAGTCTATTTATCGTAGAGAAGTGGAAGGTCTTGAAAG GTGGGTGGTCGATAATAGATTGAACCAACTCAAGTTTGCTAGACAGAAGACAGCCTACTGTTACTTCTCTGTTGCTGCAACACTCTCATCTCCTGAACTATCAGATGCCCGTATTTCGTGGGCCAAAAATGCCATTCTTACTACAGTGGTTGATGACTTTTTTGATGTTGGAGGTTCTATGGATGAATTGGTTAACCTGATTCAGTGTGTTGAAAA ATGGAATGTGAACGTTGAAACAGATTGCTGTTCAGAGACAGTTCGCATTGTATTTTTTGCACTAAAAGATGCAATTTGTTGGATTGGAGACGCAGCTTTTAAATGGCAAGGTCGTGACATAACAAGCCATGTAATTCAAATT TGGTTGGATCTGATGAAGAGTATGTTAAGAGAAGCTATATGGACGAAAGATGCTTATGTTCCAACAATAAACGAGTATATGGAAAATGCTTATGTATCATTTGCATTAGGCCCAATTGTACTCCCGGCTCTTTACTTTATCGGGCCAATATTGTCAGAGGAGATCGTTCAAAGCTCTGAATACCATTATCTATTTGAGCTAATGAGCACCCAGGGTCGGCTTTTGAATGATATTCAAAGCTTCAAG AGAGAATTTGAAGAAGGCAAATTCAATGCTGTGACATTGCACATGAGCCATGAGAAGAGTGGGGTTGCGCAAGAAGAGGTTGTAGAGGAGATGAAGACATTGGTCAAAACTAAAAGGAGAGAAATGATAAAATTAGTTCTAGAGGCCAAGGGAAGCATTGTCCCTAGAGCTTGCAAAGATGCATTTTGGAATATGTGCAACGTAGTGAATCTATTCTATGCAACAGATGACGGGTTCACTGGAAATGCCATCCATGATATCGTGAAGCAAGTCATCTATGAACCCATATCTCACCCGTTGATGTTTTTGAATGGCAGAAAAGAACACTTATAA